A genomic segment from Cyanobium sp. NIES-981 encodes:
- a CDS encoding efflux RND transporter periplasmic adaptor subunit: MLVRPTANAGAGTALAAGAAGVLLLTACGPAAPPPPRVVSVSAIPVETAPFQEVVDTIGTLEALDEVSLATRVTGRIERLLVREGQLVQKGQPILQLDQTQSRAQLASAREERDNLCIDFRRFDFLAAKGAASVLQRDSFRARCLQANQDVKAREADLAFSNLTAPIAGVVSDLEAKQGDVLQANTPFTKVIRNDRLLMRIDIPAVQSARVKLGQPVVVRKPDASGTLARGTINFVDPNVTASSQGLLVKAELPNASGLLRTGLRLQTLVELDRQILPAVPFAAVTQTSGQSFVFRVGTIDDLRREPGKAPIAQLEKLSQATPGTRFALQTPVKLGPLQNNRYAVLDGVGPGSQVITTNLLNLRHGTPVKLN, encoded by the coding sequence GTGCTGGTTCGGCCCACAGCCAACGCAGGAGCCGGAACAGCCCTGGCCGCCGGGGCCGCCGGTGTGCTGCTGCTCACGGCCTGCGGGCCGGCGGCGCCGCCGCCGCCGCGGGTGGTGTCCGTGTCGGCCATCCCGGTGGAAACCGCGCCCTTCCAGGAGGTGGTGGACACCATCGGCACCCTGGAGGCCCTCGATGAGGTGTCCCTCGCCACCCGGGTCACCGGCCGGATCGAACGCCTGCTGGTGCGGGAAGGTCAGCTGGTGCAGAAGGGCCAGCCGATCCTGCAGCTCGATCAGACCCAGTCCCGCGCCCAGCTCGCCAGCGCCCGGGAGGAACGCGACAACCTCTGCATCGACTTCCGCCGCTTTGATTTCCTGGCCGCCAAGGGGGCCGCCAGTGTGCTCCAGCGGGACAGCTTCCGGGCCCGCTGCCTGCAGGCCAATCAGGACGTGAAGGCGCGGGAGGCCGATCTTGCCTTCAGCAACCTGACGGCCCCGATCGCCGGGGTGGTGAGTGATCTGGAGGCGAAACAGGGGGATGTGCTGCAGGCCAACACGCCGTTCACCAAGGTGATCCGCAACGACCGCCTGCTGATGCGGATCGACATTCCAGCCGTGCAGTCGGCGCGGGTGAAGCTGGGCCAGCCGGTGGTGGTGCGCAAGCCGGATGCCAGCGGCACCCTGGCCCGCGGCACGATCAATTTCGTGGATCCCAACGTGACGGCATCCAGTCAGGGTCTGCTGGTGAAGGCGGAACTGCCCAATGCGTCGGGGCTGCTCCGCACCGGGCTGCGGCTGCAGACCCTGGTGGAGCTGGATCGTCAGATCCTGCCGGCCGTGCCGTTCGCCGCCGTGACGCAGACCTCCGGCCAGAGCTTCGTGTTCCGGGTGGGCACCATCGACGACCTGCGCCGCGAGCCGGGCAAGGCGCCGATCGCCCAGCTGGAGAAGCTGAGCCAGGCCACCCCGGGCACCCGCTTCGCCCTGCAGACGCCGGTGAAGCTCGGCCCGCTCCAGAACAACCGCTATGCGGTGCTGGACGGGGTGGGCCCGGGCAGCCAGGTGATCACCACCAACCTGCTCAATCTGCGGCACGGCACACCGGTGAAGCTCAACTGA
- a CDS encoding AAA family ATPase, with the protein MADLFSHHGEQRRQALAPLAERLRPRSLDDFVGQEGILGPGRLLRRAIAADRVGNLILHGPPGTGKTTLARIIAGTTRAHFTSLNAVLAGVKDLRTAVDEARTRLEQHGLRTLLFIDEVHRFNAAQQDALLPWVENGTVTLIGATTENPFFEVNKALVSRSRLFRLQPLEPRHLHQLLQRALSDEQVGYGRIAVQLTPEAADHLVDVAAGDARSLLNALELAVETTEADAEGVVRIDLAIAEESIQQRAVLYDKQGDAHFDTISAFIKSLRGSDPDAALFWLARMVEAGENPRFIFRRMLIAAGEDIGLADPQAIVVVEACAAAFERVGLPEGLYPLAQAALYLAGTDKSNSVLGFFDALRSVREAQRQAVPAHLRDANRDGQAFGDGVGYRYPHAYAEHWVAQQYLPAALQGELFWQPGGLGWEGQIRSRQQQRRAAQLAAAAETDAEQGEILSSGPDDPQLERWLRRQAAAEGARLDQLRRKLWSGARWQRHDRVLILEARSLLWALDPLEATPEGGVVITVPSRAEEERLQAQLQVLDALRRPEILVVPVDEPQALMRALGRNPSGRFEWIGARHPWRGVSENVLAAWVGTLAPLLSARGQWRLLFSHPELGPAEALQRSRPDRDPQPPALAAVVAAEQAALSRQHGRTALLEQLLRAHHQLIRAEQWSEQLQLRLDAPLVQRWMAAGSRYRRELAEGAANPLDGQALRALAVALEGRIGRDLPQQLLHTLLIGTASPSG; encoded by the coding sequence TTGGCCGATCTGTTCAGCCATCACGGTGAGCAACGGCGCCAGGCCCTGGCGCCTCTGGCAGAGCGGCTGCGGCCGCGCAGCCTCGATGACTTCGTGGGTCAGGAGGGAATTCTCGGCCCCGGCCGGCTGCTGCGCCGTGCCATCGCCGCCGACCGGGTCGGCAACCTGATCCTGCACGGTCCGCCCGGCACCGGGAAAACGACCCTGGCCCGCATCATCGCCGGCACCACCCGGGCCCACTTCACCAGCCTCAACGCCGTGCTGGCCGGGGTGAAGGACCTGCGCACCGCGGTGGACGAGGCGCGGACACGCCTGGAGCAGCACGGCCTGCGCACGCTGCTGTTCATCGACGAGGTGCACCGCTTCAACGCCGCCCAGCAGGATGCCCTGCTCCCCTGGGTGGAGAACGGCACCGTCACCCTGATCGGCGCCACCACGGAGAACCCCTTCTTCGAGGTGAACAAGGCCCTGGTGAGCCGCTCCCGGCTGTTCCGCCTGCAGCCCCTGGAGCCCAGGCATCTGCATCAGCTGCTGCAGCGGGCCCTCAGCGACGAGCAGGTGGGCTACGGCCGGATCGCCGTGCAACTCACCCCCGAAGCCGCCGACCATCTGGTGGACGTGGCCGCAGGTGACGCCCGCAGCCTGCTCAATGCCCTGGAGCTGGCGGTGGAGACCACGGAAGCCGATGCGGAGGGAGTGGTGCGGATCGACCTGGCCATCGCCGAGGAATCGATCCAGCAGCGGGCCGTGCTCTACGACAAGCAGGGGGACGCCCACTTCGACACGATCAGCGCCTTCATCAAGTCGCTGCGGGGCAGCGATCCCGATGCCGCCCTGTTCTGGCTGGCGCGGATGGTGGAGGCCGGCGAGAACCCCCGTTTCATCTTCCGGAGAATGCTGATCGCCGCCGGCGAGGACATCGGCCTGGCCGACCCCCAGGCGATCGTGGTGGTGGAGGCCTGTGCCGCCGCCTTCGAGCGGGTGGGACTGCCGGAGGGCCTCTACCCCCTGGCCCAGGCGGCGCTCTATCTGGCCGGCACCGACAAGAGCAACAGCGTGCTGGGCTTCTTCGACGCCCTGCGCAGCGTGCGCGAGGCCCAGCGGCAGGCCGTGCCCGCCCACCTGCGCGATGCCAACCGGGATGGCCAGGCCTTCGGCGACGGGGTGGGCTACCGCTACCCCCACGCCTATGCGGAGCACTGGGTGGCCCAGCAGTACCTGCCGGCAGCCCTGCAGGGAGAGCTGTTCTGGCAGCCCGGCGGCCTCGGCTGGGAGGGCCAGATCCGCAGCCGCCAGCAGCAGCGGCGCGCCGCCCAGCTGGCCGCGGCCGCTGAAACCGATGCGGAGCAGGGGGAGATCCTCAGCAGCGGTCCGGATGATCCCCAGCTGGAGCGCTGGCTGCGACGTCAGGCCGCGGCCGAGGGCGCCAGGCTGGACCAGCTCAGGCGGAAGCTGTGGAGCGGAGCCCGCTGGCAGCGGCACGACCGGGTGCTGATCCTGGAGGCCCGTTCCCTGCTCTGGGCCCTCGACCCCCTCGAGGCCACGCCGGAGGGCGGCGTGGTGATCACGGTGCCGAGTCGGGCCGAAGAGGAGCGGCTGCAGGCCCAGCTGCAGGTGCTGGATGCGCTGCGGCGGCCCGAGATTCTGGTGGTGCCGGTCGATGAACCCCAGGCCCTGATGCGGGCGCTGGGCCGCAACCCGAGCGGCCGGTTCGAGTGGATCGGGGCGCGCCATCCCTGGCGTGGGGTCAGCGAAAACGTGCTGGCGGCCTGGGTGGGGACCCTGGCGCCCCTGCTCAGCGCGCGGGGCCAGTGGCGGTTGCTGTTCAGCCATCCCGAGCTCGGTCCGGCGGAAGCCCTGCAGCGCAGCCGGCCAGACCGGGATCCCCAGCCGCCCGCTCTGGCGGCTGTGGTAGCGGCTGAACAGGCAGCCCTCAGCCGCCAGCACGGCAGGACCGCTCTGCTGGAGCAGCTGCTCCGGGCCCACCACCAGCTCATCCGTGCGGAGCAGTGGAGCGAGCAGCTGCAGCTGCGCCTGGACGCGCCACTGGTGCAGCGCTGGATGGCTGCTGGCAGCCGCTACCGCCGCGAGCTCGCCGAGGGGGCGGCCAACCCCTTGGATGGGCAGGCCCTCCGCGCCCTGGCCGTGGCGCTGGAGGGCCGGATCGGCCGCGACCTGCCGCAGCAGCTGCTCCACACCCTGCTGATCGGCACTGCGTCCCCCTCCGGATAG
- a CDS encoding alpha/beta hydrolase: MINRLLAGLFVGAALSTAALPASAAVDNDLPVRWNTGGAVWSTNQDAFNTYLETGEVTDRGLQGGLNGSGWTADEVRDGMNKTYDVDLIGVSRFLYSDEGVKFLKNQTTSYFPYWSMTNYSVQALRAAIIEDARDGQISSAGIMTALPTDMRLADFCNTYTGAQNVCAEGRCQGDAQCTSLLSWYVFLPACIQANQMSDPVAEVRTAPAPAPMAQPEVIRGLW; this comes from the coding sequence GTGATCAACCGCCTGCTGGCCGGACTGTTTGTTGGTGCGGCCCTTTCCACCGCGGCACTCCCCGCCTCGGCTGCCGTCGACAACGATCTGCCGGTGCGCTGGAACACCGGCGGTGCCGTCTGGTCGACCAATCAGGATGCCTTCAACACCTATCTGGAAACCGGTGAGGTGACCGATCGCGGACTCCAGGGGGGGCTCAACGGCTCCGGCTGGACCGCCGATGAGGTGCGCGACGGCATGAACAAGACCTACGACGTCGATCTGATCGGCGTTTCCCGCTTCCTCTACTCCGATGAGGGGGTGAAGTTCCTCAAGAACCAGACCACCAGCTACTTCCCGTACTGGAGCATGACCAACTACTCGGTGCAGGCGCTGCGGGCGGCCATCATCGAGGACGCCCGGGACGGCCAGATCTCCTCGGCCGGCATCATGACCGCCCTCCCCACGGACATGCGCCTGGCTGACTTCTGCAACACCTACACCGGTGCCCAGAACGTCTGCGCCGAAGGCCGCTGCCAGGGGGATGCCCAGTGCACCTCCCTGCTCTCCTGGTACGTCTTCCTGCCCGCCTGCATCCAGGCCAACCAGATGAGCGACCCCGTGGCCGAGGTGCGCACCGCTCCGGCTCCCGCCCCCATGGCCCAGCCCGAGGTGATCCGCGGCCTCTGGTGA
- the bcp gene encoding thioredoxin-dependent thiol peroxidase: MALAIGEAAPDFTLPDQEGRPVSLAALRGQRVVIYFYPKDDTPGCTKEACNFRDQWSAFAEHGIQVLGISKDGAASHSKFIAKYSLPFTLLTDAEPCPVASAYESYGLKKFMGREYMGMMRHTFVVDPEGKLERIYTKVKAETMADTILTDLGLA, translated from the coding sequence ATGGCCCTCGCGATCGGCGAAGCCGCCCCCGACTTCACCCTGCCGGACCAGGAGGGACGGCCCGTGAGCCTGGCCGCGCTCCGGGGCCAGCGGGTGGTGATCTACTTCTATCCGAAGGACGACACCCCGGGCTGCACCAAGGAAGCCTGCAACTTCCGCGATCAGTGGAGTGCCTTTGCCGAGCACGGCATCCAGGTGCTCGGGATCAGCAAGGACGGGGCCGCCAGCCACAGCAAGTTCATCGCCAAGTACTCCCTGCCCTTCACCCTGCTCACCGACGCCGAGCCCTGTCCCGTGGCGAGCGCCTACGAGAGCTACGGCCTCAAGAAATTCATGGGGCGGGAGTACATGGGCATGATGCGCCACACCTTCGTGGTCGACCCCGAAGGCAAACTGGAGCGCATCTACACCAAGGTGAAGGCCGAAACCATGGCGGACACCATCCTCACGGACCTGGGCCTGGCCTGA
- a CDS encoding type III pantothenate kinase — MKASERGADPGRNRWLLIGNSRWHWAMATPDGLQCWSGPPQTGEPQPGEPLPGEGPVAWAAVGPLPARSGLDPARRLTLAHIPLASAPPWLGVDRALVAWEAWQDCRLPVLVADAGTALSLTRVDGAGRFAGGRILAGAALQWRALASETAQLPRLHAQAGDAGSAGTDWPSDTVTAMRVGVLAGLAAAVQAAWQDACREFPSCQLRITGGDGAVLAARLGLSPDPDLALRALVRLRPGPGP; from the coding sequence GTGAAGGCATCTGAGCGGGGTGCCGATCCCGGCCGCAACCGCTGGCTGCTGATCGGCAACAGCCGCTGGCACTGGGCCATGGCCACCCCTGACGGACTGCAGTGCTGGAGTGGGCCTCCGCAGACGGGGGAGCCACAACCAGGGGAGCCGCTTCCTGGCGAGGGCCCGGTGGCGTGGGCGGCGGTGGGCCCGCTGCCGGCGCGGAGCGGCCTCGACCCGGCGCGGCGCCTCACGCTGGCCCACATTCCCCTGGCGTCGGCGCCGCCCTGGCTGGGGGTCGACCGGGCCCTGGTGGCCTGGGAGGCCTGGCAGGACTGCCGTCTTCCGGTGCTGGTGGCGGACGCGGGCACGGCCCTCAGCCTCACCCGGGTGGATGGGGCCGGCCGCTTCGCCGGTGGGCGGATCCTGGCCGGAGCGGCCCTGCAGTGGAGGGCGCTTGCGTCGGAAACCGCCCAGCTGCCGCGGCTGCATGCGCAGGCAGGGGACGCGGGCAGCGCCGGCACCGACTGGCCCTCCGACACGGTGACGGCGATGCGGGTGGGGGTGCTCGCAGGTCTGGCGGCAGCCGTGCAGGCCGCCTGGCAGGACGCCTGCCGCGAGTTTCCAAGCTGCCAGCTGCGCATCACCGGCGGCGACGGGGCCGTGCTGGCCGCGCGACTCGGGCTCAGCCCCGATCCCGATCTGGCCCTGCGGGCCCTGGTGCGACTCAGGCCAGGCCCAGGTCCGTGA
- a CDS encoding phosphoadenylyl-sulfate reductase, translated as MVTAQAPTLPTDRDGQPVLVEAARQRLTGLSPLDQLGWARNTFGDGFAATTSFGIQSAVLLHMVSLLGRRSGSPVPVIWVDTGYLPAETYRYAEQLSDHLGLVPHVAQARLSPARMEALHGRLWDTGKVEDLELYHRLRKVEPLDRAMRDLQVACWASGVRGTQTDHRRSMHVLDVVRQRWALRPLLSWTNRDVYYYMEEHGLPQHPLFALGYSTVGDWHSSAPDDGTTNGRATRFGGLKQECGIHLPGLMGEGI; from the coding sequence ATGGTGACAGCCCAGGCTCCGACCCTGCCCACCGACCGCGATGGCCAGCCGGTGCTGGTGGAGGCGGCCCGCCAGCGGCTGACGGGTCTGTCGCCGCTGGATCAGCTCGGCTGGGCCCGGAACACGTTCGGGGATGGTTTCGCGGCGACCACCAGCTTTGGGATCCAGTCCGCCGTGCTGCTTCACATGGTGAGCCTGCTGGGCCGCCGCAGCGGCTCGCCGGTGCCCGTGATCTGGGTGGATACCGGCTATCTGCCGGCGGAAACCTACCGGTACGCCGAACAGCTTTCCGATCACCTGGGCCTGGTGCCCCACGTGGCCCAGGCCCGCCTGAGTCCTGCCCGCATGGAAGCGCTGCATGGCCGCCTCTGGGACACCGGCAAGGTGGAGGATCTCGAGTTGTACCACCGGCTGCGCAAGGTCGAACCCCTGGACCGGGCGATGCGCGATCTCCAGGTGGCCTGCTGGGCCAGCGGGGTCCGCGGCACCCAGACGGACCACCGCCGCTCCATGCACGTGCTCGATGTGGTGCGGCAGCGCTGGGCCCTGCGGCCGCTGCTGAGCTGGACCAACCGCGATGTGTACTACTACATGGAGGAGCACGGTCTTCCCCAGCATCCCCTCTTCGCCCTCGGCTACTCCACCGTGGGTGACTGGCACTCCAGCGCTCCCGACGACGGCACCACCAACGGTCGAGCCACCCGTTTCGGCGGGCTCAAGCAGGAGTGCGGCATCCATCTGCCTGGCCTGATGGGTGAAGGCATCTGA
- a CDS encoding NAD(P)/FAD-dependent oxidoreductase produces MTDPAQGTPAPSHGPIVIVGGGFAGLYTALALAEQRQPPPVLLIEPHDRFLFLPLLYELLSGELRRWEIAPRYDALLAGKGIAWLRDRVTHIDATAQTVSTEGGRRLGFRQLVLGTGGTTSSFGIAGVREHALGFRTLADVERLQQLIAELRSQQLPLQRLAIVGAGPSGVELACKLADLLEGAALIELIEQGGEALPQCRAFNREQALRALQSRDVRLRTGTRVQAVGASQLDLHGPAGSESLPVRAVVWTAGLAFQPPTITPAAVGEGRGRLCCEPSLRLRGFQHLFAAGDIAALDGEEGPLPATAQVAFQQASCLAANLLRAGAGEPLEPFRYRDLGEMVSLGVGEASLVGSGLTLAGAAAYQLRRLAYLTRLPGRTHQLRVAAGWLADWQP; encoded by the coding sequence ATGACAGATCCAGCGCAGGGAACCCCAGCGCCGTCCCACGGTCCGATCGTGATCGTGGGCGGCGGCTTCGCCGGCCTGTACACCGCCCTGGCCCTCGCCGAGCAGCGCCAGCCCCCTCCGGTGCTGCTGATCGAACCCCACGACCGCTTCCTCTTCCTGCCCCTGCTCTACGAACTGCTCAGCGGCGAGCTGCGGCGCTGGGAGATCGCCCCCCGTTACGACGCCCTGCTGGCGGGCAAGGGGATTGCCTGGTTGCGGGATCGCGTCACCCACATCGACGCCACTGCCCAGACGGTGAGCACGGAGGGGGGCCGCCGGCTGGGATTCAGGCAACTGGTGCTGGGCACCGGAGGCACCACCAGCAGTTTCGGGATTGCCGGAGTACGGGAGCACGCCCTGGGATTCCGGACCCTGGCGGATGTGGAACGCCTGCAGCAGCTGATCGCCGAACTGCGCAGCCAGCAGTTACCCCTGCAGCGGCTGGCCATCGTGGGAGCCGGTCCGAGCGGGGTTGAACTCGCCTGCAAGCTGGCCGACCTGCTCGAGGGGGCCGCCCTGATCGAACTGATCGAGCAGGGGGGCGAAGCCCTGCCCCAGTGCCGGGCCTTCAACCGGGAGCAGGCCCTGCGCGCGCTGCAGAGCAGGGATGTGCGCCTGCGCACCGGCACCCGGGTCCAGGCGGTGGGCGCCTCGCAGCTTGACCTGCACGGGCCGGCTGGCAGCGAGAGTCTGCCGGTGAGGGCCGTGGTGTGGACCGCCGGGCTCGCCTTCCAGCCCCCCACCATCACGCCCGCGGCCGTGGGCGAAGGGCGCGGGCGACTGTGCTGCGAGCCCAGCCTGCGACTGCGCGGCTTCCAGCACCTGTTCGCCGCCGGCGACATCGCCGCCCTCGATGGCGAGGAGGGTCCCCTGCCCGCCACCGCCCAGGTGGCGTTTCAACAGGCCAGCTGCCTGGCGGCGAATCTGCTGCGGGCCGGCGCCGGTGAACCGCTCGAGCCTTTTCGCTACAGGGATCTGGGTGAAATGGTGAGCCTCGGGGTGGGTGAGGCCAGCCTGGTGGGGAGCGGCCTCACCCTGGCCGGTGCGGCCGCCTACCAGCTGCGGCGGCTGGCCTACCTGACCCGGCTGCCGGGGCGAACCCATCAACTGCGGGTGGCAGCCGGCTGGCTGGCGGACTGGCAGCCATGA
- a CDS encoding HAD-IA family hydrolase — translation MTAPPPGRRPQGLLLDAMGTLVGLRQSVGTTYAAQASQHGIHLDPAALDEGFRRAYRSAPPLAFPTLSGADLAAAELAWWSAVVCSSLESAGATEVPPGLCHALFDHFATAAPWRVYPEVPGLLERWHRRGLRLAVVSNFDSRLHSLLEELELAPWLDAVVVSSSAGAAKPDPAPFRQALQQLGLDAAAVWHVGDSPEDEAGAAAAGIPCVLIRRP, via the coding sequence ATGACCGCCCCGCCCCCCGGACGGCGCCCGCAGGGGCTGCTGCTCGATGCGATGGGCACCTTGGTCGGCCTGAGGCAGTCGGTGGGCACCACCTATGCGGCCCAGGCCAGCCAGCATGGGATCCACCTCGATCCGGCGGCCCTGGATGAGGGCTTTCGCCGGGCCTACCGTTCGGCGCCGCCGCTGGCGTTTCCGACCCTCTCGGGGGCTGACCTGGCAGCAGCGGAGCTGGCCTGGTGGTCCGCCGTGGTTTGCTCGAGCCTGGAATCGGCGGGGGCCACCGAGGTGCCGCCGGGGTTGTGCCATGCGCTGTTCGACCACTTCGCCACGGCGGCCCCCTGGAGGGTGTACCCCGAGGTGCCGGGGCTGCTGGAGCGCTGGCATCGGCGGGGCCTGCGGCTGGCCGTGGTGAGCAACTTCGACAGCCGCCTGCACTCCCTGCTGGAAGAGCTGGAGCTGGCGCCCTGGCTGGATGCCGTGGTGGTGTCGAGCAGCGCCGGAGCCGCGAAACCCGATCCGGCGCCCTTCCGGCAGGCCCTGCAGCAGCTCGGCCTGGACGCCGCGGCGGTGTGGCACGTGGGCGACAGCCCCGAGGACGAAGCGGGCGCCGCGGCAGCAGGGATTCCCTGTGTGCTGATCAGGCGGCCTTGA
- a CDS encoding peroxiredoxin: MALQLGDTVPDFTQDSQLGPIHFYDYAGDSWVVLFSHPADYTPVCTTELGEVSRLRPEWEKRNVKTIALSVDSAESHKGWICDINETQNTAVDYPILADEDKKVSDLYGMIHPNALNNLTVRSVFIIDPNKKLRLQITYPASTGRNFDEILRVIDSLQLTDYHQVATPVNWKDGDDCVVVPSIPTEEARTKFPKGVTEVKPYLRMTPQPNK; encoded by the coding sequence ATGGCTCTTCAACTCGGCGACACCGTCCCCGACTTCACCCAGGACTCCCAGCTGGGTCCGATTCACTTCTACGACTACGCCGGCGACAGCTGGGTGGTGCTGTTCTCCCATCCCGCCGACTACACGCCGGTGTGCACCACCGAGCTGGGCGAGGTGTCCCGGCTGCGCCCCGAATGGGAGAAGCGCAACGTCAAGACCATCGCCCTGAGCGTGGACTCCGCCGAGAGCCACAAGGGCTGGATCTGCGACATCAACGAGACCCAGAACACCGCTGTTGATTACCCGATCCTCGCCGATGAGGACAAGAAGGTGAGCGACCTCTACGGGATGATCCACCCCAACGCGCTCAACAACCTCACGGTGCGCTCGGTGTTCATCATCGACCCGAACAAAAAGCTGCGCCTGCAGATCACCTATCCCGCCAGCACGGGCCGCAACTTCGATGAGATCCTGCGGGTGATCGACTCCCTGCAGCTCACCGACTACCACCAGGTGGCCACCCCGGTGAACTGGAAGGATGGCGACGACTGTGTCGTGGTGCCCTCCATCCCCACCGAGGAAGCCCGCACCAAATTCCCCAAGGGCGTGACCGAAGTGAAGCCCTACCTGCGCATGACGCCCCAGCCCAACAAGTGA
- a CDS encoding anhydro-N-acetylmuramic acid kinase: MRVLGLMSGTSADGVDAVLVDFRAPVHRPRWRLLSRATLAYPPELRHSLIAFGQGATCCAADILELAEAVTEVQAAAARACDPGGQAELVGCHGQTVWHRPPGPERRGSSWQLLQAPLLAGLLGRPVVHDFRAADLVLGGQGAPLVCPADEALVGRIAGWRAVLNLGGIANLTLIPPGCGPERHQLLQGWDCGPANTLVDLAVERFSGGELTYDADGAWARQGQVNDAAIQGWLQEPYFQQVPPKSTGRELFGRADLDRRLQDLAAAEVAAGRAGEVAPATALATLTAFTAAVVAHDLQRCPRPVELLVAGGGARNRFLLDQLRHRCRGMVVRPLADLGIADSDREALGFALLAWWHHCGQPGNAASVTGARAATVLGMRADPPGRAEPRARRT; the protein is encoded by the coding sequence ATGCGCGTTCTGGGGCTGATGAGCGGCACCAGCGCCGATGGCGTGGATGCCGTTCTCGTGGATTTCCGGGCCCCGGTCCATCGGCCACGGTGGCGGTTGCTGAGCCGGGCGACCCTGGCCTACCCCCCGGAGCTCCGCCACAGCCTGATCGCCTTCGGCCAGGGAGCCACCTGCTGCGCTGCGGACATCCTGGAGCTGGCGGAGGCCGTCACCGAGGTGCAGGCGGCGGCGGCGCGGGCCTGTGACCCCGGGGGCCAGGCGGAACTGGTCGGTTGCCACGGGCAGACGGTGTGGCACCGCCCCCCAGGCCCCGAGCGCCGGGGCAGCAGCTGGCAGCTGCTGCAGGCCCCCTTGCTGGCGGGGCTTCTGGGGCGGCCGGTGGTGCACGATTTCCGCGCGGCCGATCTGGTGCTCGGAGGCCAGGGGGCACCCCTGGTGTGCCCCGCGGATGAGGCCCTGGTGGGGCGCATCGCCGGTTGGCGCGCCGTGCTCAACCTGGGTGGCATCGCCAACCTCACCCTGATTCCCCCCGGTTGCGGTCCGGAGCGCCACCAGCTGCTGCAGGGCTGGGACTGCGGCCCCGCCAACACCCTGGTGGATCTGGCGGTCGAGCGCTTCAGCGGCGGCGAGCTGACCTATGACGCCGATGGGGCCTGGGCCCGCCAGGGGCAGGTGAACGACGCCGCCATCCAGGGCTGGCTGCAGGAGCCCTACTTTCAGCAGGTTCCGCCGAAATCCACCGGTCGGGAGCTGTTCGGCCGGGCCGACCTGGACCGCCGGCTCCAGGATCTCGCTGCAGCCGAGGTCGCAGCGGGCCGGGCCGGCGAGGTGGCCCCGGCCACGGCCCTGGCCACCCTCACGGCCTTCACGGCGGCCGTGGTGGCCCACGATCTCCAGAGGTGCCCAAGACCTGTGGAGCTGCTTGTGGCGGGGGGCGGCGCCCGCAACCGGTTCCTGCTCGATCAGCTGCGTCACCGCTGCCGGGGCATGGTGGTGCGCCCCCTCGCCGATCTCGGCATCGCCGACAGTGACCGTGAGGCGCTGGGCTTCGCCCTGCTGGCCTGGTGGCATCACTGCGGGCAGCCAGGCAACGCAGCCTCGGTGACCGGGGCCAGGGCCGCCACGGTGCTCGGCATGCGCGCCGACCCTCCCGGACGGGCGGAGCCCCGCGCACGCCGCACCTGA